The Juglans microcarpa x Juglans regia isolate MS1-56 chromosome 2D, Jm3101_v1.0, whole genome shotgun sequence DNA window TGATGAGTACGATGATTCATTAGCtcttcaaaactttattttttatataaatatgattATCAGAATTACCTTCACCAGGAATCCACATGTATCAAGCATGTCCGTTCTTGAAGGATACTCAACTACCTAGGAAAGTTCATCAAATTAAGAGAAACACCGttcaaaaacaaatacataCAAATCCAAGCTAAGCAGAACACATGAAATCTGAGCTTACAATAAAGGTATCTTCTCCAATTAAGGGTGACTTTGAAATCTGGCCCATTAGAACTCCATAGTCAACTTCAGTGTATGGAGGGGTAACGCTAATGTAATCAAATGACCCATCTTTACCTACACAGAAAAAAAGAACTATATTGTGACATATAGAAAGGGAATTCAATTATATAGCATTTTTATCTTTAactatttgttattttaattattatgctcCATGACAGATCTGATGcaacaattatttttcttattctataTTCCTTGTCACATGTTTATTGCATCGTGATACATGTCCAGACCATTCAATATGTGTAAATTTGGCCACACCCGGCTCTTCTTTATTTGCTCTAAGGATTTTGGGAAATATGCTTATCAGCATATGCATGTAAAGGGGAAATTATGAATCCAAAGATTAAACATTTTATTGTAGATAGAGATGAAATTCATGAGGAGAGGTCAATGAGCTGCTAAAAGTTCTGACCCATATCATTGCACAAGAGGTCTTTTGGGTACACTTCTTCAGTATTGGTCATAAGTTATGTTAACTAAATGGCAAGCAAGAAAAGCCTATCAATGTAATAACATTGATGTATGTGTGTCGTTTGCAAGACCTTCAGTATGTTGAGCTCCACAACTACAAGTTATAAAGCCGCAGATGCCACATGAATCCACTGAGATGTACAAGTTTTTTCTGATCTGGAAAGTGAGTACCATACTCAACTATTAAACTTATAATCCCGATCCAGGcagattttgtgatttgatataactattaatttatattctaagagCAAGTTCATCGTGTCCTGGCAGATCATATTATTCTAAGCAACATGCAGGACTGATACTTTTTGTTCAGTAGTTTTTACTACACATTCCTCAACAAGATAAATGTTCTGGTTAATTTTATGCATATGTTTCTTAAAAGCATATGTACATGCATGCACAATCTCACACACAGCCACACAAgtgtgcacacacacacacacagaatAGCACTTACCTACAAATTGCTCAGCGCGTTCCAAGAAATTTTCAACACGAACAGTATGTATTATTGAAACATCAAGAAACCCAGTCCATTCCAAATTTGGACGCAGAACATCAGACACAACCCAAGGATCCATCTCAACAAAATGCACCTGAAAATGTTCCACTCGATGAAGCAGGAGTTTCAGCAAGATTAAAAATGCAACGAACTTTTTAAAGCAAAATTATACAGCATATTTCCAGCAATATTTATGGGCTGTTGGGCTCTAGCTCCCTAAGTGGACGTTCCAAGTATCAAACCATCATAATTTGTGATCTTAAGAGATACTTAATGGGTAATTGATTGCACCTGAGAGCATCCTCGGCTAATCGCTTCAATCCCAACAGATCCAGTACCACTATACAAGTCCAACCAGCGGCCAGGCCTTAAAGCTGCAGGACAACCACTAGCTGCCTAAAAAATGTCGAATAAGTTAATATCACAAACATGAGTGTTCGTACTTCATAtaagtattttccttattgAATCGACCACTAGTGTTACAATTCAAAGAACACTAACTGATCagaaaaacataaacatttgtAAAGAAAAACGTAAGCAGACTTTAAGATTAAGATAAAACTAGTACCTGCAATATATCAAAGGCTGCACCTTTCACAACTTCCATCATCGGCCGTACATCCATACCCTTGGGCGACAACAACTTCTTTCTTCGAGCCTTTCCGCCAAGCACCTGCAATGGCCAGAAATTTATGATTTCTTGCACCAAGGAAACCTTAGACTGCCAAGATTGAGGGGGGCGGAAGCATTTTAGTGTTCAACATAGTGTAAATTGCCTTGTCTAGGTTTTCTACCTACAATTACAGGGCTACAGGAAAAGGCAGTAACCATCTTTTGGAGCCATAGCCATGACAGTGTTAATATATGGAACCCGCATGCCATGATTTGTATATCCGGTATCTACCTCAATTAAAAAGTCCTTTAGCAGTGTAGATAAGGTAACGTCACATAGTACACGTAGGAAAAAGGAACCATTCAAAAGTCCATTTCACAGCAGTGCTTGCATCAGAATTCAAAACCAACATTGTTTAACGCATAATAATTTGAATTTGGAATTAGTGTCCTATGGTCATCAGTTTTTCACCCTTGCAAAAGTAAATGATCAAAAGAGACGAATTAGAGAAAAGGCATACCTGAAGCAACTTATGTGTAGCCCGTGGTGGCTTAGGTTCCTCTGGTGGTTGGACTGATTTGCCCCTTCCTCTCTTTTGCAGCTCCTTTCTCTTCCCAGtctaaaattcatatataaaatcaccaaaaattccaaggaagaaaaagaaaaggaaaatgaaagtgTTACTCGACTAAAgcgaaattaaaaaaactaacaaacaaactaaagacaaaaaataacgAATTTCTTCCTGATTTCGgttttctcggcaaccaaacgGGAATCcggaggagggagagagagaaccttAGGAGGAGTAGGTTCAGATAAGAACTCGTCAGGGTCGAGACCGTAGCGCTCAAGCAACAACTTCTTCTCCTCACTAGCCAAACCATCTCCCGCTTCTGCTACCATGACACGAAACGAGAAAGTTCAATAAGAAAAcagcaaaatttgaaaaaagttgtacaCAGACAAATGAATTACGAAGTTACTGTAAGAGAAGACGATGATAGGTGGTCGAGGCCGATTGCTCGATCTGGAGGAGATACTGAAGAGAGGAATATTTGGAGAAGATGAGCCAAGGTTCATGCGCAGTGGCAAGAGAATTGGAGACGATGAAACCACCGCCATTGCCGGAGGTTTGGCCTTAAATTCTTATCATCGAGTTCGAAGCGAGAACTAGGACAGAAGAAACACCCATTTCCCAACAACATCGCGTATTCTTGCATCGAACGTCGTCGTTTCTGCATTGGGCAAATCCGAAAGTGAGCCAGCGACGCATCGAATCCAGTCCGTTTTAAAACGGTGCGTTTGGAAGATTTAACCAGCAGGTGTTAAAATAATTGTTTGGTTGAATACTCCCTTGAgatctttatttttgtaaattaatatttaatgaaattctgaatagagaaatattatagccacaaaataattacacaaaaataatctcataaattaacatgatttgatgtgattcgtcagattgtaaaattacttttattataaaatagatctaacggatcagataaaactatatcaatttataagattatttttatataacttttttgtaaatataacaGTCATCTTCTGAATATAGTGTATACAGTCATTGCTACAAACTGttcctcttcatttttttgggCCCCAGTAGATGAATAAGACCctgttattttttcaaaaaatacccTGCTATTGTTCAATGATTCTTCAATGTCGAGATTCAAAAAATACCCCGTTATAAAAGTGTTGGCACCATTGAAATATTGGCATCGGAACTGCCCCTCCAAGTAgctgaatattttcaaaaaaatacccAGTTATTGTTCAATGGTTCTTTCAAGTGTTTTACATGGCTTATGTGCAAACTCAACCGTGTgtaatatttatgagaaatttttgGCATCAGCCCACTGTTTACGGGAGTACACCACACACCttatgtgtctttttttttttttttttttttctacgaaGCACGTTTCCCTTTCTTCCTATTCATCCTTTCACCACCAAAAGAGAATTCAGGATCTGCAAGTCTGAAGCTTTTCTTGAGATTTTCTCTCAACCCATAATCCTTAGCTTCTTTTCCGAAGCTTTgatcattttcttgttcttcacacaaggaagaaaatgaagataaggctGGCTC harbors:
- the LOC121250691 gene encoding putative rRNA methyltransferase YlbH isoform X2, translating into MAVVSSSPILLPLRMNLGSSSPNIPLFSISSRSSNRPRPPIIVFSYKAGDGLASEEKKLLLERYGLDPDEFLSEPTPPKTGKRKELQKRGRGKSVQPPEEPKPPRATHKLLQVLGGKARRKKLLSPKGMDVRPMMEVVKGAAFDILQAASGCPAALRPGRWLDLYSGTGSVGIEAISRGCSQVHFVEMDPWVVSDVLRPNLEWTGFLDVSIIHTVRVENFLERAEQFVGKDGSFDYISVTPPYTEVDYGVLMGQISKSPLIGEDTFIVVEYPSRTDMLDTCGFLVKITDRRFGRTHLVIYGPTWAQKKRKP
- the LOC121250691 gene encoding putative rRNA methyltransferase YlbH isoform X1, with translation MAVVSSSPILLPLRMNLGSSSPNIPLFSISSRSSNRPRPPIIVFSYTEAGDGLASEEKKLLLERYGLDPDEFLSEPTPPKTGKRKELQKRGRGKSVQPPEEPKPPRATHKLLQVLGGKARRKKLLSPKGMDVRPMMEVVKGAAFDILQAASGCPAALRPGRWLDLYSGTGSVGIEAISRGCSQVHFVEMDPWVVSDVLRPNLEWTGFLDVSIIHTVRVENFLERAEQFVGKDGSFDYISVTPPYTEVDYGVLMGQISKSPLIGEDTFIVVEYPSRTDMLDTCGFLVKITDRRFGRTHLVIYGPTWAQKKRKP
- the LOC121250691 gene encoding putative rRNA methyltransferase YlbH isoform X3 gives rise to the protein MAVVSSSPILLPLRMNLGSSSPNIPLFSISSRSSNRPRPPIIVFSYTEAGDGLASEEKKLLLERYGLDPDEFLSEPTPPKTGKRKELQKRGRGKSVQPPEEPKPPRATHKLLQVLGGKARRKKLLSPKGMDVRPMMEVVKGAAFDILQAASGCPAALRPGRWLDLYSGTGSVGIEAISRGCSQVHFVEMDPWVVSDVLRPNLEWTGFLDVSIIHTVRVENFLERAEQFVGKDGSFDYISVTPPYTEVDYGVLMGQISKSPLIGEDTFILSILQERTCLIHVDSW